A single Orcinus orca chromosome 2, mOrcOrc1.1, whole genome shotgun sequence DNA region contains:
- the BAMBI gene encoding BMP and activin membrane-bound inhibitor homolog isoform X1, with the protein MDRHSSYIFIWLQLELCAMAVLLTKGEIRCYCDAAHCVATGYMCKSELSACFSKLLDPQNTNSPLTHGCLDSLASTADVCQARQVHNHSGSAAPTLECCHEDMCNYRGLQDVLAPPKGEASGQGNRYQHDGSRNLITKVQELTSSKELWFRAAVIAVPIAGGLILVLLIMLALRMLRSESKRLQDQRQQMLSRLHYSFHGHHSKKGQVAKLDLECMVPVTGHENCCLTCDKTRQADLSHDRILSLVHWGMYSGHGKLEFV; encoded by the exons ATGGATCGTCACTCCAGCTACATCTTCATCTGGCTGCAGCTCGAACTCTGCGCCATGGCCGTGCTGCTCACCAAAG GTGAAATCAGATGCTACTGCGATGCCGCCCACTGCGTGGCTACTGGTTACATGTGTAAATCGGAGCTGAGCGCCTGCTTCTCCAAACTTCTTGATCCTCAGAACACAAATTCCCCTCTCACGCACGGCTGCCTGGACTCTCTCGCAAGCACAGCAGATGTCTGCCAAGCCAGACAGGTCCACAACCACTCTGGCAGCGCTGCGCCCACGCTGGAGTGCTGCCACGAGGACATGTGCAATTACAGGGGGCTGCAGGACGTCCTCGCCCCTCCCAAGGGGGAGGCCTCAG GACAAGGGAACAGGTATCAGCATGATGGGAGCAGAAACCTCATCACCAAGGTGCAGGAGCTGACGTCCTCCAAAGAGCTGTGGTTCCGGGCGGCGGTGATCGCCGTTCCCATCGCCGGGGGGCTGATCCTAGTGTTGCTGATTATGTTGGCCCTGAGGATGCTGCGGAGCGAGAGCAAGAGGCTGCAGGACCAGCGGCAGCAGATGCTGTCGCGTTTGCACTACAGCTTTCACGGACACCACTCCAAAAAGGGGCAGGTGGCAAAGCTAGACTTGGAGTGCATGGTGCCCGTGACCGGCCATGAGAACTGCTGTTTGACCTGCGACAAGACGAGACAGGCTGACCTCAGCCACGACCGGATCCTGTCGCTCGTGCACTGGGGCATGTACAGTGGGCACGGGAAGCTGGAGTTCGTATGA
- the BAMBI gene encoding BMP and activin membrane-bound inhibitor homolog isoform X2, with translation MCKSELSACFSKLLDPQNTNSPLTHGCLDSLASTADVCQARQVHNHSGSAAPTLECCHEDMCNYRGLQDVLAPPKGEASGQGNRYQHDGSRNLITKVQELTSSKELWFRAAVIAVPIAGGLILVLLIMLALRMLRSESKRLQDQRQQMLSRLHYSFHGHHSKKGQVAKLDLECMVPVTGHENCCLTCDKTRQADLSHDRILSLVHWGMYSGHGKLEFV, from the exons ATGTGTAAATCGGAGCTGAGCGCCTGCTTCTCCAAACTTCTTGATCCTCAGAACACAAATTCCCCTCTCACGCACGGCTGCCTGGACTCTCTCGCAAGCACAGCAGATGTCTGCCAAGCCAGACAGGTCCACAACCACTCTGGCAGCGCTGCGCCCACGCTGGAGTGCTGCCACGAGGACATGTGCAATTACAGGGGGCTGCAGGACGTCCTCGCCCCTCCCAAGGGGGAGGCCTCAG GACAAGGGAACAGGTATCAGCATGATGGGAGCAGAAACCTCATCACCAAGGTGCAGGAGCTGACGTCCTCCAAAGAGCTGTGGTTCCGGGCGGCGGTGATCGCCGTTCCCATCGCCGGGGGGCTGATCCTAGTGTTGCTGATTATGTTGGCCCTGAGGATGCTGCGGAGCGAGAGCAAGAGGCTGCAGGACCAGCGGCAGCAGATGCTGTCGCGTTTGCACTACAGCTTTCACGGACACCACTCCAAAAAGGGGCAGGTGGCAAAGCTAGACTTGGAGTGCATGGTGCCCGTGACCGGCCATGAGAACTGCTGTTTGACCTGCGACAAGACGAGACAGGCTGACCTCAGCCACGACCGGATCCTGTCGCTCGTGCACTGGGGCATGTACAGTGGGCACGGGAAGCTGGAGTTCGTATGA